Proteins found in one Actinokineospora alba genomic segment:
- a CDS encoding vitamin B12-dependent ribonucleotide reductase produces MTETVGTPAKGDRAERNGTPKQGLSVQRVYTTEGVHPYDEVTWEHRDVVMTNWRDGSVNFEQRGVEFPDFWSVNATNIVTSKYFRGAVGSSVRESSLRQLIDRVVKSYVAAGIKFGYFGTPKDAEVFEHELTWMLLHQVFSFNSPVWFNVGTSSPQQVSACFILAVDDTMDSILNWYKEEGLIFKGGSGAGLNLSRIRSSKELLSSGGTASGPVSFMRGADASAGTIKSGGATRRAAKMVVLDVDHPDVEEFIETKAREEAKIRVLRDAGFDMDLGGSDITSVQYQNANNSIRVSDAFMHAVENDGKFGLRSRTTGEVIEEVGAKPLFRKLAQAAWSCADPGIQYDDTINDWHTCPESGRISASNPCSEYMHLDNSSCNLASLNLMKFLGDDGTFDAETFVKAVEIVITAMDISICFADFPTEPIADTTRKFRQLGIGYANIGALLMATGHAYDSEGGRALAAAITSLMTGTAYRRSAELAGVVGAFEGYARNADAHQRVMRKHAAANDLLRTHHSTDATVQRVATREWQAALEIGTKSGWRNAQASVLAPTGTIGLMMDCDTTGIEPDLALVKFKKLVGGGSMQIVNQTVPRALKSLGYQDEQVEAIVEYIAEHGHVVDAPGLRQEHYEVFDCAMGERSIAPMGHVRMMAAVQPFISGAISKTVNMPEAASVEDVEEIYFQGWKLGLKALAIYRDNCKVGQPLSAGKGANNGNTAKAEPEKVIEYRPVRKRLPKKRPSQTVSFTVGGAEGYLHAGSYPDDGLGEIFVKLGKQGSTLAGVMDAFSMSISVGLQYGIPLEFYVSKFQNLRFEPAGMTDDPDVRIATSVLDYLFRRLALDYLPYEKRAQLGIFTADERSAEVSAGYGGPADVDLEGLRTSVDASPRATIEAAESTEKSEAHSSTELLELHLGKAADAPLCMTCGTKMRPAGSCYVCEGCGSTSGCS; encoded by the coding sequence ATGACCGAAACCGTGGGCACCCCGGCGAAGGGCGACCGCGCGGAGCGCAACGGCACGCCGAAGCAGGGGCTCAGCGTGCAGCGCGTCTACACCACCGAGGGGGTGCACCCCTACGACGAGGTCACCTGGGAGCACCGCGACGTGGTGATGACCAACTGGCGCGACGGCTCGGTGAACTTCGAGCAGCGGGGTGTCGAGTTCCCCGACTTCTGGTCGGTCAACGCGACCAACATCGTCACCAGCAAGTACTTCCGCGGCGCCGTCGGCAGCTCGGTGCGCGAGAGCTCGCTGCGCCAGCTGATCGACCGCGTCGTGAAGTCCTACGTCGCCGCGGGCATCAAGTTCGGCTACTTCGGTACGCCGAAGGACGCCGAGGTGTTCGAGCACGAGCTGACTTGGATGCTGCTGCACCAGGTGTTCAGCTTCAACTCGCCGGTGTGGTTCAACGTCGGCACCAGCTCGCCGCAGCAGGTCAGCGCCTGCTTCATCCTGGCCGTCGACGACACGATGGACTCGATCCTCAACTGGTACAAGGAAGAGGGGCTGATCTTCAAGGGCGGCTCCGGCGCGGGCCTGAACCTCTCCCGCATCCGCTCCTCGAAGGAGCTGCTCTCCTCCGGCGGCACCGCGTCCGGCCCGGTGTCCTTCATGCGCGGCGCCGACGCCTCCGCGGGAACCATCAAGTCCGGTGGCGCGACCCGCCGCGCGGCGAAGATGGTCGTCCTGGACGTCGACCACCCCGACGTCGAGGAGTTCATCGAGACCAAGGCGCGCGAAGAGGCCAAGATCCGGGTCCTGCGCGACGCGGGCTTCGACATGGACCTCGGCGGCAGCGACATCACCTCGGTCCAGTACCAGAACGCGAACAACTCGATCCGCGTGTCCGACGCCTTCATGCACGCCGTGGAGAACGATGGCAAGTTCGGGCTGCGCTCGCGCACCACCGGCGAGGTCATCGAGGAGGTCGGCGCCAAGCCGCTGTTCCGCAAGCTCGCGCAGGCCGCGTGGTCGTGCGCCGACCCGGGCATCCAGTACGACGACACGATCAACGACTGGCACACCTGCCCCGAGTCGGGCCGGATCAGCGCGTCGAACCCGTGCAGCGAGTACATGCACCTCGACAACTCGAGCTGCAACCTGGCGTCGCTCAACCTGATGAAGTTCCTCGGCGACGACGGCACGTTCGACGCCGAGACCTTCGTCAAGGCCGTCGAGATCGTCATCACCGCGATGGACATCTCCATCTGCTTCGCGGACTTCCCGACCGAGCCGATCGCCGACACCACCCGCAAGTTCCGCCAGCTGGGCATCGGCTACGCCAACATCGGCGCGCTGCTGATGGCCACCGGCCACGCCTACGACTCCGAGGGCGGCCGCGCCCTGGCGGCGGCGATCACCTCGCTGATGACCGGCACCGCCTACCGCCGCTCCGCCGAGCTGGCCGGTGTCGTCGGCGCGTTCGAGGGCTACGCCCGCAACGCCGACGCGCACCAGCGGGTCATGCGCAAGCACGCCGCCGCGAACGACCTGCTGCGCACCCACCACTCCACCGACGCCACCGTCCAGCGTGTGGCGACCCGCGAGTGGCAGGCCGCACTGGAGATCGGCACGAAGTCGGGCTGGCGCAACGCGCAGGCCAGCGTGCTCGCGCCGACCGGCACCATCGGTCTGATGATGGACTGCGACACCACCGGCATCGAGCCGGACTTGGCGCTGGTCAAGTTCAAGAAGCTCGTCGGCGGCGGCTCCATGCAGATCGTCAACCAGACGGTGCCGCGCGCGCTGAAGTCGCTGGGCTACCAGGACGAGCAGGTCGAGGCCATCGTCGAGTACATCGCCGAGCACGGCCACGTCGTGGACGCCCCCGGCCTGCGCCAGGAGCACTACGAGGTCTTCGACTGCGCCATGGGCGAGCGCTCCATCGCGCCGATGGGCCACGTGCGGATGATGGCCGCGGTGCAGCCGTTCATCTCGGGTGCGATCTCCAAGACCGTCAACATGCCGGAGGCGGCGTCGGTCGAGGACGTCGAGGAGATCTACTTCCAGGGGTGGAAGCTGGGCCTCAAGGCGCTGGCGATCTACCGCGACAACTGCAAGGTCGGCCAGCCGCTGTCGGCGGGCAAGGGTGCCAACAACGGCAACACGGCCAAGGCCGAGCCGGAGAAGGTCATCGAGTACCGGCCGGTCCGCAAGCGCCTGCCGAAGAAGCGCCCGTCGCAGACCGTGTCGTTCACCGTCGGCGGCGCCGAGGGCTACCTGCACGCCGGTTCCTACCCCGACGACGGCCTCGGCGAGATCTTCGTCAAGCTCGGCAAGCAGGGCTCCACCCTGGCGGGCGTGATGGACGCGTTCTCGATGTCGATCTCCGTGGGCCTGCAGTACGGCATCCCCCTGGAGTTCTACGTCTCGAAGTTCCAGAACCTCCGTTTCGAGCCCGCGGGCATGACCGACGACCCGGACGTCCGGATCGCCACCAGCGTCCTCGACTACCTGTTCCGCAGGTTGGCCCTGGACTACCTCCCGTACGAGAAGCGAGCCCAACTCGGCATCTTCACCGCCGACGAGCGCTCCGCGGAGGTCTCCGCGGGCTACGGCGGTCCGGCCGATGTGGACCTCGAAGGCCTGCGCACCTCGGTCGACGCCAGCCCCCGAGCGACGATCGAGGCGGCGGAGTCCACGGAGAAGTCCGAGGCACACAGCTCGACGGAGCTGCTGGAACTCCACCTGGGCAAGGCTGCTGACGCCCCGCTGTGCATGACCTGCGGGACGAAGATGCGCCCGGCCGGCTCTTGCTACGTGTGCGAGGGCTGCGGCAGCACCTCGGGCTGCAGCTGA
- a CDS encoding LysE family translocator produces the protein MSVEFWLTTFIIVITPGTGVVYTMAAGLARGSRASVVAALGSTVGIVPHMLAAITGLAALLHTSALAFQILKYLGVAYLLYMAISTFRDKSALTVTEETGPQSVRKVITSAIVLNLLNPKLTIFFFAFLPQFVTTGDPNAFLRMIAMSGVFMAMTFVVFTAYGLFAAAIRTHVISRPKILAWMLRTFAGAFLALGAKLAFTDK, from the coding sequence GTGAGCGTCGAGTTTTGGCTGACCACTTTCATCATCGTCATCACGCCGGGAACGGGCGTCGTCTACACGATGGCCGCAGGCCTGGCCCGAGGCTCACGCGCGAGTGTCGTGGCGGCATTGGGATCCACCGTCGGGATCGTCCCCCACATGCTGGCCGCGATCACCGGCCTCGCGGCCCTGCTGCACACGAGCGCACTGGCATTCCAGATCCTCAAGTACCTGGGCGTCGCCTACCTGCTGTACATGGCCATCAGCACGTTCCGCGACAAGAGCGCGTTGACCGTTACGGAGGAAACGGGCCCGCAGTCGGTGCGCAAGGTGATCACCTCGGCGATCGTGCTGAACCTGCTCAACCCGAAACTCACGATCTTCTTCTTCGCCTTCCTGCCCCAGTTTGTGACCACGGGCGACCCCAACGCGTTCCTGCGCATGATCGCCATGAGCGGTGTGTTCATGGCCATGACGTTCGTCGTGTTCACGGCTTACGGCCTGTTCGCCGCCGCGATTCGCACGCATGTCATCTCACGGCCGAAGATCCTGGCGTGGATGCTCCGAACTTTTGCGGGCGCTTTCCTTGCCCTGGGCGCGAAACTGGCGTTCACGGACAAGTGA
- a CDS encoding RNA polymerase sigma-70 factor produces MDDVVEFEAQRSRLFGIAYRMLGSATEAEDIVQETYLRWSQADGVDTPSAWLATVVTNLCLNHLTSARARRERYVGPWLPESVATADGALGPVDTAERRESVSFALLVLLEQLTPVERAVFVLREAFAYPHADVAAVLGLSEANSRQLHRRARQRLAGHQPRTSASRDRELLERFLAAASEGDVAGLERMLAADATSWADGGGKVNAARRPVVGANKVARYLIGLLRRFNAATTATFVEVNGDLAVLGWVDETPLGLFAPQIEGDRVVTLRIVANPDKLTYLAGQLSRSGELSGLQG; encoded by the coding sequence GTGGACGACGTGGTCGAATTCGAGGCGCAGCGGTCTCGGCTGTTCGGGATCGCCTACCGGATGCTCGGGTCGGCCACCGAGGCCGAGGACATCGTCCAGGAGACCTACCTGCGGTGGAGTCAGGCCGACGGCGTCGACACTCCCTCCGCCTGGCTGGCCACCGTGGTCACCAACCTGTGCCTCAACCACCTCACCTCCGCCCGCGCCCGCCGCGAGCGCTACGTCGGTCCCTGGTTGCCCGAGTCCGTCGCGACCGCGGACGGCGCACTGGGGCCGGTGGACACCGCCGAGCGGCGCGAGTCGGTGTCGTTCGCGCTGCTGGTGTTGCTGGAGCAGCTCACGCCGGTGGAGCGTGCCGTGTTCGTGCTTCGTGAGGCCTTCGCCTACCCGCATGCCGACGTGGCCGCGGTGCTCGGGCTCAGCGAGGCCAACAGCCGCCAGTTGCACCGCCGGGCCCGGCAGCGGTTGGCGGGCCACCAGCCTCGGACGAGCGCGAGCCGCGACCGTGAGCTGCTGGAACGCTTCCTCGCCGCCGCGTCCGAGGGTGATGTCGCCGGCCTTGAGCGGATGCTCGCCGCCGACGCCACGTCGTGGGCGGACGGTGGCGGCAAGGTCAACGCCGCGCGCAGGCCGGTGGTCGGGGCGAACAAGGTGGCCCGCTACCTCATCGGCCTCCTCCGCCGGTTCAACGCCGCGACGACCGCCACGTTCGTGGAGGTCAACGGTGATCTCGCGGTGCTCGGCTGGGTCGACGAGACACCGCTGGGCCTGTTCGCGCCGCAGATCGAGGGGGACCGGGTGGTCACGCTCCGGATCGTGGCGAACCCCGACAAGCTGACCTATCTGGCCGGCCAGCTGTCACGTTCCGGGGAGCTGTCCGGTCTTCAGGGATGA
- a CDS encoding SDR family oxidoreductase, producing MTPPILVTGGKGTLGRVVVRQLTDARRPVRAISRSTTPPVDLLTGDGLDAALAEVDVVIHCATTLGSKDVVATEKLLAAAKTAGIKHLVYISIVGIDRVPLPYYKTKLAVERRIEDSGIPWTTLRTTQFHDLLALLWSRQRLPVLFYPSLRFQPVDTETVAARLIDLAGSAPAGRVPDLGGPRVEKAGDLARAYLRSTGSRRPAVPLWLPGKTFAAYRRGEHLTPEHADGLVDFDTFLAKS from the coding sequence GTGACCCCACCGATTCTGGTGACCGGCGGCAAAGGCACCCTCGGCCGTGTCGTGGTGCGCCAACTGACCGACGCACGCAGGCCCGTGCGCGCGATCAGCCGCTCGACTACACCGCCCGTCGACCTGCTCACCGGCGACGGTCTGGACGCCGCGCTCGCCGAGGTGGACGTCGTCATCCACTGCGCGACCACGCTGGGCAGCAAAGACGTTGTCGCCACCGAGAAACTTCTCGCCGCCGCCAAGACGGCCGGTATCAAGCATTTGGTCTATATCTCGATCGTCGGCATCGACCGCGTTCCGCTGCCGTACTACAAGACCAAGTTGGCGGTAGAGCGGCGGATCGAGGACTCGGGCATTCCGTGGACGACTTTGCGCACCACGCAGTTCCATGACCTGCTCGCGCTCCTGTGGTCGCGGCAGCGGCTCCCAGTCCTGTTCTATCCCTCGCTCCGGTTCCAGCCCGTCGACACCGAGACCGTGGCCGCCCGGCTCATCGACCTGGCGGGCAGTGCGCCCGCCGGTCGGGTTCCCGACCTGGGCGGACCCAGGGTCGAGAAGGCGGGCGACCTCGCCCGCGCCTACCTGCGGTCGACCGGCAGCCGCCGCCCCGCCGTCCCGCTGTGGCTGCCCGGCAAGACCTTCGCCGCCTACCGGCGTGGGGAACACCTGACACCCGAGCACGCCGACGGCCTCGTCGACTTCGACACGTTCCTGGCGAAGTCATGA
- a CDS encoding neutral zinc metallopeptidase, with the protein MNEPEGERPRTPALPEDYREVFLSQVSVVTIAEPPRRNSPLVLFAVLCIVLVGIAWIAVLGKVTSGGLSTTVEGTAYAVGEHGVGQRPRADPGSLAELAANPVLVPGAALRSAACDLPDLDTGAGELESYYRKGITCLDEAWRPVLTSVNLPFRSPGLNIADDPRTKCGFAPHEDEATAFYCARDKIIYMPRERLIRDAGDETAYHLAVLAHEYGHHVQAQAGILRAVQDQERVADEAELLELSRRVELQANCFAGAFLAAVAGNGSVDKDLAQASVDSFDDTVNSDTHGSRKNQSAWAKAGFEGKSSASCNTWQAPSDEVK; encoded by the coding sequence GTGAACGAGCCGGAGGGTGAGCGTCCGCGGACGCCCGCGCTGCCCGAGGACTACCGGGAAGTCTTCCTGTCCCAGGTCTCCGTCGTCACGATCGCCGAGCCGCCGCGCCGCAACTCGCCGCTGGTGCTGTTCGCCGTGCTCTGCATCGTGCTGGTCGGCATCGCGTGGATCGCCGTGCTCGGCAAGGTGACCTCTGGTGGTCTGTCGACGACGGTGGAGGGCACCGCGTACGCGGTCGGCGAGCACGGCGTGGGCCAACGCCCCCGCGCCGATCCGGGTTCGCTTGCCGAACTCGCGGCCAACCCGGTGCTGGTTCCCGGCGCGGCGCTGCGCTCGGCCGCGTGCGACCTGCCGGACCTCGACACGGGTGCGGGCGAACTCGAGAGCTACTACCGCAAGGGCATCACCTGCCTTGACGAGGCGTGGCGACCCGTGTTGACCTCGGTGAACCTGCCGTTCCGCAGCCCCGGGCTCAACATCGCCGACGACCCGCGCACCAAGTGCGGCTTCGCCCCGCACGAGGACGAGGCGACGGCGTTCTACTGCGCCCGCGACAAGATCATCTACATGCCGCGCGAGCGGCTGATCCGCGACGCGGGCGACGAGACGGCGTACCACCTCGCCGTCCTCGCCCACGAGTACGGGCACCATGTGCAGGCCCAGGCTGGCATCCTGCGCGCCGTCCAGGATCAGGAACGGGTCGCCGACGAAGCCGAGTTGCTCGAACTGAGCAGGCGCGTGGAGCTTCAGGCGAACTGCTTCGCCGGGGCGTTCCTGGCCGCCGTCGCCGGAAACGGTTCGGTGGACAAGGACCTGGCGCAGGCTTCCGTCGACAGCTTCGACGACACGGTGAACAGCGACACCCACGGCAGCCGCAAGAACCAGTCCGCCTGGGCGAAGGCAGGCTTCGAGGGCAAGTCCAGTGCCTCCTGCAACACCTGGCAGGCCCCCAGCGACGAGGTCAAATAA
- a CDS encoding DUF2293 domain-containing protein: protein MRLAGRVAAVAEELLRRKKFVSPLDVMTGLGWLSGRVVESWEQGRTPQLDQVAAVPAERMAEVVELLHEWAEERGLAPSEVDYIAATRDRRALVFSGTDDKRYRTHWTDPELPAARREKVLERQRKVPDLVVIQPDKHWYCSQCQDTGDFHFLEDERPLCLGCADMDHLVFLPSGDTALTRRARKASGLAAVVVRWDKSRKRFQRRGLLVERGALDVAEEQCFADEELRERRKARDRERRAAQDVEFQAAFALRIADLFPRLAIERAKAIAEHAGTRSSGRVGRSAAGQALDENAVTLAVVAAIRHEETEYDAMLMAGVARAEARERIRDDIERVLAEWRAP, encoded by the coding sequence ATGAGACTTGCCGGACGGGTGGCCGCGGTCGCCGAGGAATTGCTGCGCCGCAAGAAGTTCGTCAGCCCGCTCGACGTGATGACCGGGCTGGGCTGGCTCAGCGGGCGCGTGGTCGAGTCGTGGGAGCAAGGCCGGACGCCGCAGCTGGACCAGGTCGCGGCCGTGCCCGCGGAGCGGATGGCCGAGGTTGTCGAACTGCTGCACGAGTGGGCCGAGGAGCGCGGGCTCGCACCGTCCGAAGTGGACTACATCGCCGCGACCCGGGATCGCCGGGCCCTGGTCTTCAGCGGGACCGACGACAAGCGGTACCGCACCCACTGGACCGACCCCGAACTGCCCGCGGCGCGGCGGGAGAAAGTGCTGGAACGGCAGCGGAAAGTGCCGGATCTCGTGGTCATCCAGCCGGACAAGCACTGGTACTGCTCGCAGTGCCAGGACACCGGCGACTTCCACTTCCTGGAGGACGAGCGCCCGCTGTGCCTGGGCTGCGCGGACATGGACCACCTGGTGTTCCTGCCGTCGGGCGACACGGCACTGACCCGGCGCGCCCGCAAGGCCAGCGGGCTGGCCGCGGTGGTCGTGCGGTGGGACAAGTCCCGCAAACGCTTCCAGCGGCGGGGACTGCTGGTCGAGCGGGGCGCGCTCGACGTCGCCGAGGAGCAGTGCTTCGCCGACGAGGAACTTCGGGAGCGGCGCAAAGCCCGCGACCGTGAGCGGCGCGCCGCCCAGGACGTCGAGTTCCAGGCGGCGTTCGCGCTGCGCATCGCCGACCTGTTCCCGCGCCTGGCGATCGAGCGGGCGAAGGCGATCGCCGAGCACGCGGGAACAAGGTCCAGTGGCCGCGTCGGGCGTTCGGCGGCCGGTCAGGCGCTGGACGAGAACGCGGTCACGCTCGCGGTGGTCGCGGCCATCCGGCACGAGGAGACCGAGTACGACGCGATGCTCATGGCCGGGGTCGCCCGAGCCGAGGCGCGCGAGCGGATCCGCGACGACATCGAGCGGGTGCTCGCCGAGTGGCGCGCACCGTGA